The proteins below are encoded in one region of Anoplopoma fimbria isolate UVic2021 breed Golden Eagle Sablefish chromosome 19, Afim_UVic_2022, whole genome shotgun sequence:
- the foxb1a gene encoding LOW QUALITY PROTEIN: forkhead box protein B1a (The sequence of the model RefSeq protein was modified relative to this genomic sequence to represent the inferred CDS: inserted 1 base in 1 codon), protein MPRPGRNTYSDQKPPYSYISLTAMAIQSCPEKMLPLSEXYKFIMDRFPYYRENTQRWQNSLRHNLSFNDCFIKIPRRPDQPGKGSFWALHPSCGDMFENGSFLRRRKRFKLLTSTDHLAPSKQSDAAHYLQQQAKLRLSALAATGTHLPQMSTYNLGVSQSSTFKHPFAIENIIAREYKVPGSLAFSTMQSMSAGYPLHNQLTSWPHMYSSSMIDTVAPISMAGSDYSPYGMPLKSLCHGGQSLPTMPVPIKPTPTSMAGFSALPPHIPTFLSNSPQSLSPTSPQTATSQSSPSTPSETLTSPSTLQSVAVH, encoded by the exons ATGCCTCGTCCAGGGAGAAACACGTACAGCGACCAGAAGCCTCCTTACTCCTACATCTCCCTCACTGCCATGGCGATCCAGAGCTGCCCGGAGAAGATGCTGCCTCTCAGTG ATTACAAGTTCATCATGGATCGATTCCCTTATTATAGAGAAAACACTCAGAGGTGGCAGAACTCCCTGCGACACAACCTGTCCTTCAACGACTGTTTCATTAAAATACCCCGACGTCCAGATCAGCCAGGCAAAGGCAGCTTCTGGGCTCTGCACCCCAGCTGTGGGGACATGTTTGAGAATGGAAGTTTCTTGAGGCGACGCAAAAGGTTCAAGCTGTTGACTTCGACTGATCATTTGGCCCCAAGCAAGCAGTCGGATGCTGCACATTACCTCCAACAACAAGCCAAACTGAGACTGAGTGCACTGGCAGCCACTGGCACGCATCTTCCCCAAATGTCAACTTACAACCTGGGAGTGTCCCAGTCCTCAACCTTCAAGCATCCATTTGCCATCGAGAACATCATTGCCAGAGAGTACAAGGTCCCTGGGAGCCTGGCCTTCTCCACCATGCAGTCCATGTCTGCTGGGTACCCACTCCACAACCAGCTGACTTCATGGCCCCACATGTACAGCTCCAGCATGATTGACACTGTGGCCCCTATCTCCATGGCAGGCAGCGACTACAGTCCTTATGGGATGCCTCTCAAGTCCCTGTGCCATGGGGGACAGTCCTTACCGACCATGCCTGTTCCAATCAAGCCAACACCGACTTCCATGGCTGGTTTCTCTGCATTACCTCCACACATTCCCACGTTTCTATCAAACTCTCCACAGTCTCTGAGCCCGACGTCCCCACAGACAGCGACCAGCCAAAGCAGCCCTTCCACCCCAAGTGAGACTCTGACCAGCCCGTCCACACTGCAGTCTGTGGCCGTGCACTGA